The genomic segment TCCTTGCGCAGCGACAGGGTGCGCGCGCCGAAACTCGCGAGCAGGGCGGCGGGATCGGGTCCCGGCTCGCGGGCGATCACGCCCAAGGGCCAACCGTCGCGGTCGCCGGCCATCGCCGCCAGCAGTTCGGGTTCGAAGGACTGCACCTCGAGATCCAGGCGGCCGCGCCAGGGCGCGAGTTCGCGGCGCAGGTCCGGCCAGGAGCGCATCCCCTTGACCTCGACGAAGACCGTGAACGCGGGACCTCCCGCCGCCAGCGCCGCGAGCGCGTCCTGCAGCGACGGCAGGTCGCCGCCGCGCTTGGCGGGCCGGCCGCGGAGATCGGCGAGGTCGAGCCCGGCGATGAGACCCGCCGGCGTGTCCGCATCGTGGTGGACGACGAAGGCGCCGTCGCGCGCCTGGTGGACATCGAACTCGACGCCCGCGGCGCCGGAGGCCAGCGCCAGCCGGAAGGCCGCCAGGGTGTTCTCGGGGGCGTGCGCCGAGTCGCCGCGGTGGGCGAGGATCAGCGGGTGGGCGGGCGGCATGAGGGCGCTCCGTTGGGTTCGACGGCCGGGTTCGCCGACCGCCTCCGACAGGCGTGGCGGGAGGATTGTCCGCCGCCCCCGGCGGCCGTTCAAGCGATATCCGGGAAGGCGCCGGTCGCCGCCGCAGATTCCGATGTCGCGCGGGCGCCGGCCGTGATATCGATGCCGCAGACACGAGGGGAGGTGCATCGCGAGTGGGAGCGCAACGACAGGCATCACCGTTGTCCGGGGACGGGAACGCCCTGGCCCGGACCCTCGGCTTCCGCGAGGCGCTGTCGCTGGTTGTCGGCCGCATCATCGGGTCCGGCATCTTCCGCACGCCCGGCCCGATCATGGCGCTGACCGGCGGGGCCGCGCTCTTCTTCGGCACGTGGGTCCTGGCCGGCGTGATGACGCTGTTGAGCGCCCTGTGCTACGCCGAGATGGTGGCGATGCTGCCGCGTTCCGGCGGGCCGTACGCCTACCTCAAGGCCGCGTACCCGCCGTGGTGGGCGTTCCTGCGCGGCTGGGCGATGTTCTTCGTGTCCGAGACGGCGACGATCGCCGCCGTCGCGCTGGTCTTCGCCGAGTACGCGCGGGCGCTGTGGGAGGCGGGTGGCGGCGCGTCCTGGCCGCGCGGCCTCGAGACGGCTGCGGCCGCCGGCGGGGTGTGGCTGCTCACCTGGATCAACATCCGCGGCGTCCGCGCCGGTGGTCGCACCCAGAACGCGCTCACCGTGCTGAAGCTGGCCGCCCTCGCCGCGGTGGCGTGGGTCGGCCTGACCGCGGCCCGCGCCGCCGTTCCGGAACTCGCTCAGGCGCCGCTGGCGCGGCCCGGCGGCTGGGCGGCGGTCCTGGCCGTCGGCGCGTCGCTGCGCTACGCGTTCTTCGCCTTCAGCGGCTGGGAAGGGGCCACCTACGTGGCGGAGGAGGTGCGCGAGCCGGAGCGCAACCTGCCGCGCTCGCTGCTGTGGGGCATCGCCGTGGTGATGGCGACCTACCTGCTGGTGAACCTCGCCTACCTGCGGCAGCTGGGACCGGCCGGCATGGCCGCCTCGAAGCAGGTCGCCGCCGAGTCGATGCGCGTCGCGCTGGGGCCGGCCGGTGCGGTGCTCATCGCGATCGCGGTGGTGCTGAGCACCTTCGGCAACATCAACGCGCAGGTCCTGGTCAAGGCCCGCACCTGGCACGCGATGTCCCGTGACGGCCTGTTCCCGGCCGTGTTCGGCGGCGTCCACCCCCGGCACCGCACGCCGGTCGGCGCGCTGGCCGCGCAGGGCGCCTGGGCGACGGTCCTGCTGATCGCGGCCGGGCTCGCCGGGCGTTCCTACGAGACGGTCATCGACTTCTTCGCCTTCACCTCGGCGGTCTTCAACCTGTCGACCTTCGCCGCGGTCGCGGTCCTGCGCCGCCGAATGCCCGACGCGCCGCGCCCGTTCCGTGTGCCGGGCTGGCCCTGGACGCTCGGCGTCGTGCTGGTCATCCAGGCGGCGTTCCTGGTGGTCACGGCGATCACCGCGCCCCTGCCTTCGCTGCTGGGCGCCCTGCTCACTCTGACCGGCCTGGGCTGGTACTTCCGCCGTCGCCCGGATCGCTCGCCCCATCCGCTGCCCTAATACCTAGTCGATGAATATGAAAATAATCCAGCAAATGATCACAATATATCAAATATTAAGCTTCAAATAATGCTTATTCGCAATTTTCGTCACACGATCGTGCAGAATGATGGTATCCTTGTCTCTGCTCAATGATGGTAAACCGACATCGAGGCGGGACCTCGGTGTCATGTCGATGGTCGGAAACCCAAGGGGGGATGCAGATGAACCTGAACATGATTGCGAAAGGCCGCGCCGCGTTCCTGCTGTCGGCCCTGGTCCTGATCGCCGCCAGCCCCGCGTTGGCCACCCACATGGAGACCTTCGGCGCCACGGCCGACTGCGCCGGCTTCACCGTCGACTCGACGGTCATCTTCCGGGCCTACCCCATCGTGGTGCCCGAGGCGTTCGTCGCCTACAACGTGGTCCTCTCCCAGGGCGGCGTCCCGGTCCAGACCCGGACCGGCCAGGTCACGATCGTGCCCGCGTTCCCGACGGTCAGCCTGGCCGGGCTCTGGGACGGCGATCTCTGCGGCGACTACACGGTCGACGGCACGGTCGTCCTGACCACGCCGGCCTACCCGCAGGACAACGGCGACGTGCGCAACACCCGCACCTTCAGCGTCTCGTTCAACTGCGACTGCCCCGTGCAGGACGCCTGCCACTTCACGCCCGGCTACTGGAAGAACCATCCCGCCGACTGGCCGATGATGAGCTTCAGCCTCGGCGGCGTGGCCTACAACCAGGCGCAGCTGATCGCGATCATCCGCCGGCCGGTGCGCGGCGACGCCACGGTCATCCTGGCCCACCACCTGATCGCCGCCATGCTGAACGTCGCCAACGGCGCCAGCAACGGCATCCAGGACGCCATCGACGACGGCAACGCCTTGCTGGCCATGTACCCGCTGGGCAGCAACCCGGCCGATCCCGCCCGCTCGCAGGCGCTGGCGATCAAGGACCTGCTGGCCGCCTACAACGAGATGGGTTGCCCCGACGGCTTCGACAAGGCGCTGCCGCTGGACGGCGACGACGCGATGAGCAGCTGGGGGAATCTGAAGGCCATCTACCGCTGATCCGCACCGGGAATCGTCACCGGGGGGGGGCGTCCTCGAAAGGGCGCCCCTCCCGCGTTTCAGGCCAGGAGTTCCAGCCCGCGCCGGCGGATCGCGTCGCCGAGGACCGCCTCGGTCGCCTGCATGTGGCCGCCGGCGAGGCCGAACTGGACGTGGATCGACGTGAATTCGTCGCGGACCTCCGCGTGGATGCCTGGCCACTCGGCCGGCGGGACGTCCAGCGACGAAAAGGCCCGGTCGATCAGGGCATCGCAGCGCGCTGGTTCGCGGCAGAGGCAGCTCGGCAGCAGCGAGGCCGTCGCGATGCAGGGCGCGACCGAATCGCCCAGCCCCGCCTCGGCGAGCTGAGCCGGGGTGGCGGTGTGGGCCCCCACCAGTTCGACCATCCGCTCCGGGAACTTCCACGAACGCAGGATCCAGGCGCCGGCCCGGCCGTGGTCCCAGCCGTGCGCCTCGCGTTCGATCCCCGCCAGCGGCCGCCGGCTGCGGCGCCACTCGGTCAGCATCGGCTCGTAGAACGTCTGGCAACCGGTCAGCAGCACCGGCACCGCCACGTCGGCCATCAGCATGGCGGTGAAGGCGGCCTCCGTCTCGCCCGGCCGGCAGCGGCGCGCCAGCGCGCGCGCCAGCAGCGAGCGCAGCAGCGTGTCCGTCCAGTACGCCTCCTGCTGGAACAGCTCGCCCGGCGGCCGGGGCAGCGCGTCGCGCATCGAGTAGCCCAGGATCACCGAGCGGATCCGGTCGAAGCCCAGCAGGCTGATGGCGTGGCGGATGCTGGTGACTTCCGTCCGCAGCGCGAACAGCGAGGAGTTGATGGTCGTCAGCACCCGCACGCTCAGCTCCAGCTCGGCGCCGATGATCGTCTCGAGCTTCACGACGTCCGGTTCCTCGCGGTTGACCTCCTCCAGCACCTTCGCCACGGCCGCGGGCAGCGGCGGCAGCTTCATGCCGGCGAACATCACGTCGAAATCCCCGTCCGCGACGGCGGCGTGCAGCTTCAACGAATCGAGCAGGCCCATGGCGGTCTCGCCCTCCGTGACGGTCAGTGGCTGGTGGTCTCCTGCAGGACGTTCAGCACCTCGAGCGCGAGGTGGCCGGCGAGTTCGAATTCCGCGCAGATGGCGCCGAAGCTCTCGCGCACCTGGTCGTGGATCGCCGGCCAGGCCGGCGGCGCGATGTTCAGCTCCTTGCGGGCCACGCGGATCAGGTTGCGGCAGCGGGCCGCGTCCGGCTTGAGCGCGCTCGGCAGCAGCGAGGCCACCATCACCGGCAGCGCCACGGTGTTGCCCAGCCCCTGCTTGCGGATCTGCTCGGCGGTGCCGTTGTGCGCGCCGGCGACCGTCACCAGGGTCGGCGGGAACTCCCACTTCTCGAGGATCCAGGCGCTGGCCAGGGCGTGGTCCCAGCCCACGTGGTCCCGCTCGAGCTGCGCCAGCTCGTTGGGCTGCCCGCTCCAGCGCGCGAAGACCGACAGGTAGGTGTCGGCGTAGACGGTCAGCAGGATGGGCACCGAGATGTCCGCCAGCATCATGGCCGTGAACGCCTCCTCCTCGTCGCCGAGCCCGGAACGGCGCGAGAGGATGCGGGCCAGCAGCGAGCGCAGCAGGGTGTCGGTCCAGAACGCCTCGTGCTTGAACAGGGCGGTCGGCGGGTGCGGCACCGATTCGAGGATCGCGAAGCTCAGCACGATCGAGCGGATGCGGTCCACCCCCAGCAGCGCCACGGCGTGGCGGATCGAGGTCACCTGGGTGCGCAGGGCGAAGTGCGAGGAGTTGATCGTGCGCAGCACCTTGGCGCTGATCAGCGGCTCGGTGGAGATGATGCGCTCGATGCGCCCGACCTCGGCCTCGGGGCTGTTGACCTCCGCCAGCAGGCGCGAGACGGCCGCCGGCAACACCGGCAGCTTGACGTGCTGGAAGGCCGCGGCGAATTCATCCCTGAATGTGCCGGGACCACGGGTGGCGACATCCATCTACGGGCTCCATGGGCGATGGAGAGCTCGGCGAAGGTACACTGTTCAGTCGTGCTATCGGTCGTTTCCGGATGGACTTGAGCGGTTCGGATGTCGCCGGGTGCGATGCCCCTTCCCTTGCCTGCGTCTCATCTCGTTCGCTTCATACAGACCCGCTGGGACGGGGGTGTCTGCAGGTTCTCTGCGCCAGGAGGGCGCAGGGAACCGGAAGTCAAGCACTCCGGGC from the bacterium genome contains:
- a CDS encoding HDOD domain-containing protein, whose amino-acid sequence is MDVATRGPGTFRDEFAAAFQHVKLPVLPAAVSRLLAEVNSPEAEVGRIERIISTEPLISAKVLRTINSSHFALRTQVTSIRHAVALLGVDRIRSIVLSFAILESVPHPPTALFKHEAFWTDTLLRSLLARILSRRSGLGDEEEAFTAMMLADISVPILLTVYADTYLSVFARWSGQPNELAQLERDHVGWDHALASAWILEKWEFPPTLVTVAGAHNGTAEQIRKQGLGNTVALPVMVASLLPSALKPDAARCRNLIRVARKELNIAPPAWPAIHDQVRESFGAICAEFELAGHLALEVLNVLQETTSH
- a CDS encoding HDOD domain-containing protein, giving the protein MGLLDSLKLHAAVADGDFDVMFAGMKLPPLPAAVAKVLEEVNREEPDVVKLETIIGAELELSVRVLTTINSSLFALRTEVTSIRHAISLLGFDRIRSVILGYSMRDALPRPPGELFQQEAYWTDTLLRSLLARALARRCRPGETEAAFTAMLMADVAVPVLLTGCQTFYEPMLTEWRRSRRPLAGIEREAHGWDHGRAGAWILRSWKFPERMVELVGAHTATPAQLAEAGLGDSVAPCIATASLLPSCLCREPARCDALIDRAFSSLDVPPAEWPGIHAEVRDEFTSIHVQFGLAGGHMQATEAVLGDAIRRRGLELLA
- a CDS encoding amino acid permease, producing MSGDGNALARTLGFREALSLVVGRIIGSGIFRTPGPIMALTGGAALFFGTWVLAGVMTLLSALCYAEMVAMLPRSGGPYAYLKAAYPPWWAFLRGWAMFFVSETATIAAVALVFAEYARALWEAGGGASWPRGLETAAAAGGVWLLTWINIRGVRAGGRTQNALTVLKLAALAAVAWVGLTAARAAVPELAQAPLARPGGWAAVLAVGASLRYAFFAFSGWEGATYVAEEVREPERNLPRSLLWGIAVVMATYLLVNLAYLRQLGPAGMAASKQVAAESMRVALGPAGAVLIAIAVVLSTFGNINAQVLVKARTWHAMSRDGLFPAVFGGVHPRHRTPVGALAAQGAWATVLLIAAGLAGRSYETVIDFFAFTSAVFNLSTFAAVAVLRRRMPDAPRPFRVPGWPWTLGVVLVIQAAFLVVTAITAPLPSLLGALLTLTGLGWYFRRRPDRSPHPLP
- a CDS encoding glycerophosphodiester phosphodiesterase — encoded protein: MPPAHPLILAHRGDSAHAPENTLAAFRLALASGAAGVEFDVHQARDGAFVVHHDADTPAGLIAGLDLADLRGRPAKRGGDLPSLQDALAALAAGGPAFTVFVEVKGMRSWPDLRRELAPWRGRLDLEVQSFEPELLAAMAGDRDGWPLGVIAREPGPDPAALLASFGARTLSLRK